The proteins below are encoded in one region of Streptomyces roseirectus:
- a CDS encoding AAA family ATPase, protein MRVAFHSAERPLTRAPNIAFRRVAGTRGLLFTFIGDVRWSDREERRTVLDSRERVMTKLWGHIQKLRRHGGGAAVLKGFPGSGKTTLLGRFAERTRAAGMVTLYATGSADEQGVPLGVVEQWFDDGRGGVGPPPRLAALVQAYREALLRGDERDAERLMLRTQALVEDALRGLAGRGAVVAVVDDAHHTDDASTQVLRFLAKRLVRLRVFLVLADGLHPGEEYRAFQAALLRGARLCVAELAPLDPQDTVRLLREVLGRPPTPAYVRDALEVTAGNPRLLWAVARDTQYAFQDVPAARWSPVPGTAFCEAVALMVSAQRSETVEKVARALAVLGDARSPDLISRLAGVDPVGVATSLDLLEAAGLAADGRFRHPATRAAVLEDSGFTGRAELSRRAARLLYRAGAAPLRVARCLTAAGGVVAAWEVSALREAARHAQSEGRWEEAVELLELAQSCRGELDDPAGLLVQVVLARWQLDPYTASRHLAELVGLGRAGRLAARELTLVAQMLAWHGRLDEVDDVLALLRERAADDAQAAVELGLLDAMLSLVFTRYRDDGQHRPALDVPPWREVLLSLPALGSAGADGSLFSLVDLTQQALYTAGDAEARITDIVHCHLRLLHQVSADREPLPRIDAVSVAAVERLSPFHQLLLHCLQAVSALAQGDLARAEQSARAALVRPRAWGVAVGLPLSVLVVALARRGKADETAELLNTPVPAALFASRFGLLYLDARGQHYLAVKSYGAALSDFLGCGEAERQGGFEPTPACLWQAHAAEAHLRLGHRDDAVRLARDAADSGFARARAVALRVLALARPVEGRGALLREAMGLLEDTGDRVELVECMVELGQTHYALGNARVARSLIQRAVRVARGAGFEDVLQRRLGEGDARSAPAPPAPAGPAGPQPAAEGAAARLSPAERRVAWLVGVGYSNREIAAKLFVTVSTVEQHLTRIYRKLKVKHRDELAACSPPLDETLA, encoded by the coding sequence GTGCGGGTCGCGTTCCATTCGGCGGAACGCCCGTTGACCAGGGCACCGAACATCGCGTTCCGTAGAGTGGCGGGCACCCGTGGGCTGCTCTTCACGTTTATCGGCGACGTACGGTGGAGTGATCGAGAGGAGCGTCGGACAGTGCTCGACAGCCGCGAAAGAGTAATGACGAAGCTCTGGGGGCACATTCAGAAACTCCGGCGGCACGGCGGCGGGGCGGCTGTCCTCAAGGGATTTCCGGGCTCCGGGAAGACGACCCTCCTCGGACGGTTCGCCGAACGGACCCGGGCCGCCGGGATGGTGACCCTGTACGCCACCGGTAGCGCCGACGAACAGGGCGTCCCCCTCGGCGTCGTCGAGCAGTGGTTCGACGACGGGCGGGGCGGCGTCGGGCCGCCGCCCCGGCTCGCCGCCCTCGTCCAGGCGTACCGCGAGGCCCTGCTGCGGGGCGACGAGCGGGACGCCGAGCGGCTGATGCTGCGCACGCAGGCGCTCGTCGAGGACGCCCTGCGCGGCCTCGCCGGGCGGGGGGCCGTCGTCGCCGTCGTCGATGACGCGCACCACACCGACGACGCCTCCACGCAGGTCCTGCGGTTCCTCGCCAAGCGCCTCGTGCGGCTGCGGGTCTTCCTCGTGCTCGCCGACGGGCTGCACCCCGGCGAGGAGTACCGCGCCTTCCAGGCCGCGCTGCTGCGCGGCGCCCGCCTGTGCGTGGCCGAACTCGCCCCGCTGGACCCGCAGGACACCGTCCGGCTGCTGCGCGAAGTGCTGGGACGGCCGCCGACGCCCGCGTACGTGCGGGACGCGCTGGAGGTGACCGCCGGGAACCCCCGGCTGCTGTGGGCCGTCGCGCGGGACACGCAGTACGCGTTCCAGGACGTGCCGGCCGCGCGCTGGTCGCCCGTGCCGGGGACGGCGTTCTGCGAGGCGGTCGCGCTCATGGTGTCGGCGCAGCGCTCCGAGACCGTCGAGAAGGTCGCCCGCGCCCTCGCCGTCCTCGGCGACGCCCGCTCGCCCGACCTGATCAGCAGGCTCGCCGGCGTGGACCCGGTCGGGGTGGCCACCAGCCTCGACCTGCTGGAGGCCGCCGGACTGGCCGCCGACGGCCGCTTCCGGCACCCGGCGACCCGGGCCGCCGTCCTGGAGGACAGCGGGTTCACCGGGCGCGCCGAGCTGAGCCGCCGGGCCGCGCGGCTGCTGTACCGGGCCGGCGCCGCCCCGCTGCGGGTCGCCCGCTGCCTGACCGCCGCCGGGGGCGTCGTCGCCGCCTGGGAGGTGTCCGCGCTGCGCGAGGCCGCCCGGCACGCGCAGTCCGAGGGGCGCTGGGAGGAGGCCGTCGAGCTGCTGGAACTGGCCCAGAGCTGCCGGGGAGAACTCGACGACCCTGCCGGGCTCCTCGTCCAAGTGGTCCTCGCCCGCTGGCAGTTGGACCCCTACACCGCCTCCCGGCACCTCGCCGAACTCGTCGGCCTGGGCCGCGCGGGGCGGCTCGCGGCGCGTGAACTCACCCTCGTCGCCCAGATGCTGGCCTGGCACGGGCGGCTCGACGAGGTCGACGACGTGCTCGCGCTGCTGCGGGAGCGGGCCGCGGACGACGCGCAGGCCGCCGTCGAACTCGGGCTGCTCGACGCCATGCTGAGCCTCGTCTTCACCCGCTACCGGGACGACGGACAGCACCGGCCGGCGCTGGACGTGCCGCCCTGGCGCGAGGTGCTGCTCTCGCTGCCCGCCCTCGGGAGCGCCGGCGCGGACGGCTCCCTCTTCTCCCTCGTCGACCTCACCCAGCAGGCCCTCTACACGGCCGGCGACGCCGAGGCGCGGATCACCGACATCGTCCACTGCCACCTGCGGCTGCTGCACCAGGTCAGCGCGGACCGGGAGCCGCTGCCCAGGATCGACGCCGTGTCCGTGGCCGCCGTCGAACGGCTCTCCCCCTTCCACCAGCTCCTGCTGCACTGCCTCCAGGCCGTCAGCGCCCTCGCCCAGGGCGACCTGGCGCGCGCCGAGCAGAGCGCGCGGGCCGCGCTGGTGCGACCGCGCGCCTGGGGGGTCGCGGTCGGACTGCCGCTGAGCGTCCTCGTCGTCGCGCTCGCCCGGCGCGGCAAGGCCGACGAGACGGCCGAACTGCTCAACACCCCGGTCCCCGCCGCCCTGTTCGCCTCCCGGTTCGGGCTGCTCTACCTCGACGCCCGCGGCCAGCACTACCTCGCCGTCAAGAGCTACGGCGCCGCCCTCAGCGACTTCCTCGGCTGCGGCGAGGCCGAACGGCAGGGCGGGTTCGAGCCCACGCCCGCCTGCCTGTGGCAGGCCCACGCCGCCGAGGCCCACCTGCGCCTCGGCCACCGCGACGACGCCGTACGCCTCGCCCGCGACGCCGCCGACAGCGGGTTCGCGCGCGCCCGCGCCGTCGCCCTGCGGGTCCTCGCGCTGGCCCGGCCCGTCGAGGGGCGCGGGGCGCTGCTGCGGGAGGCGATGGGGCTGCTGGAGGACACCGGGGACCGCGTCGAACTCGTCGAGTGCATGGTCGAGTTGGGGCAGACGCACTACGCGCTCGGCAACGCGCGGGTCGCCCGCTCGCTCATCCAGCGCGCGGTGCGCGTCGCGCGCGGGGCCGGGTTCGAGGACGTGCTGCAACGCCGGCTCGGGGAAGGGGACGCGCGGTCCGCGCCTGCGCCGCCTGCGCCGGCTGGTCCGGCCGGTCCGCAGCCGGCGGCCGAGGGCGCGGCGGCCCGGCTCAGTCCGGCCGAACGGCGAGTCGCCTGGCTGGTCGGCGTCGGATACAGCAACCGGGAAATAGCCGCCAAACTCTTCGTCACGGTGAGTACGGTCGAACAGCATCTCACCCGTATCTACCGCAAACTCAAGGTCAAACACCGTGACGAACTCGCCGCATGTTCTCCGCCACTGGACGAAACGCTCGCCTAG
- the metK gene encoding methionine adenosyltransferase — translation MTGTHSTRNGGRRLFTSESVTEGHPDKIADQISDTILDALLREDPTSRVAVETLITTGLVHVAGEVTTQAYAPIPQLVREKILEIGYDSSKKGFDGASCGVSVSIGAQSPDIAQGVDTAYESRVEGDEDELDKQGAGDQGLMFGYASDETPTLMPLPIFLAHRLSKRLSDVRKNGTVPYLRPDGKTQVTIEYDGDKAVRLDTVVVSSQHAADIDLDTLLTPDIRDFVVDPELKALADEGIVLDTTDYRLLVNPTGRFEIGGPMGDAGLTGRKIIIDTYGGFARHGGGAFSGKDPSKVDRSAAYAMRWVAKNVVAAGLASRCEVQVAYAIGKAEPVGLFVETFGTHTVSPAAIEQAIDEVFDLRPAAIIRDLDLLRPIYAQTAAYGHFGRELPDFTWEKTDRVDALRKAAGL, via the coding sequence ATGACCGGCACACATTCGACCCGGAACGGCGGCCGCCGCCTGTTCACCTCCGAGTCCGTGACCGAGGGCCATCCCGACAAGATCGCCGACCAGATCAGCGACACGATCCTCGACGCGCTGCTGCGCGAGGACCCCACGTCCCGGGTCGCCGTCGAGACGCTGATCACGACGGGCCTCGTGCACGTCGCCGGTGAGGTCACCACCCAGGCGTACGCGCCGATCCCCCAGCTGGTGCGGGAGAAGATCCTGGAGATCGGCTACGACTCGTCGAAGAAGGGCTTCGACGGCGCGTCCTGCGGCGTCTCCGTGTCCATCGGCGCGCAGTCCCCCGACATCGCGCAGGGTGTCGACACCGCGTACGAGTCCCGGGTCGAGGGCGACGAGGACGAGCTGGACAAGCAGGGCGCCGGCGACCAGGGCCTGATGTTCGGCTACGCGTCCGACGAGACGCCCACCCTGATGCCGCTCCCCATCTTCCTGGCCCACCGCCTCTCCAAGCGCCTCTCGGACGTCCGCAAGAACGGCACCGTCCCCTACCTGCGCCCCGACGGCAAGACGCAGGTCACCATCGAGTACGACGGCGACAAGGCCGTCCGCCTCGACACGGTCGTCGTCTCCTCCCAGCACGCGGCGGACATCGACCTCGACACCCTGCTGACCCCCGACATCAGGGACTTCGTGGTCGACCCCGAGCTGAAGGCCCTGGCGGACGAGGGCATCGTCCTCGACACCACCGACTACCGCCTCCTGGTCAACCCCACCGGCCGCTTCGAGATCGGCGGCCCGATGGGCGACGCCGGCCTCACCGGCCGCAAGATCATCATCGACACGTACGGCGGCTTCGCCCGCCACGGCGGCGGCGCCTTCTCCGGCAAGGACCCGTCCAAGGTCGACCGCTCCGCCGCGTACGCGATGCGCTGGGTCGCCAAGAACGTCGTCGCCGCGGGCCTCGCCTCCCGCTGCGAGGTCCAGGTCGCCTACGCCATCGGCAAGGCCGAGCCCGTCGGCCTCTTCGTCGAGACCTTCGGCACGCACACCGTCTCCCCCGCCGCCATCGAGCAGGCCATCGACGAGGTCTTCGACCTCCGCCCGGCCGCCATCATCCGCGACCTCGACCTCCTCCGCCCCATCTACGCCCAGACCGCCGCCTACGGCCACTTCGGCCGCGAACTCCCCGACTTCACCTGGGAGAAGACAGACCGGGTGGACGCCCTGCGCAAGGCAGCGGGTCTCTGA
- a CDS encoding ArsR/SmtB family transcription factor, which translates to MPAIEPPADLPEPLPEPAVEDLRLETVLGALSDPLRLRIVRKLLLESEDFDHTCGWFGLDRPKSSLTHHFKALREAGVTRQRQYGLERRSHVRVDDLEARFPGLLDLVAAWTPDER; encoded by the coding sequence ATGCCTGCCATCGAGCCTCCGGCGGACCTGCCCGAGCCGTTGCCCGAGCCCGCCGTGGAGGACCTGCGGCTGGAAACCGTGCTCGGCGCGCTGAGTGATCCGCTGCGGCTGCGGATCGTGCGGAAACTCCTCCTGGAGTCGGAGGACTTCGACCACACCTGCGGCTGGTTCGGGCTCGACCGCCCCAAGTCCTCGCTGACCCACCACTTCAAGGCCCTGCGCGAGGCGGGAGTCACCCGGCAGCGCCAGTACGGCCTGGAGCGCCGCAGCCACGTCCGCGTCGACGACCTCGAAGCGCGTTTCCCCGGCCTGCTGGACCTCGTCGCGGCCTGGACGCCCGACGAGCGCTGA
- a CDS encoding MFS transporter, protein MPENRTAPARAAVERGASRGWVWLAAWPVAAVFVLSNAATPLYVLWQREIGFSKGTLTVIFAFYIVSLLGSLLVSGVVSDRLGRKAVLLPALGLALAACAVFATASTVAALIAARLFTGIAVGAVVSAGMAAVTDVAAGTAAVTDVAGQSRKRLAALLASCAMVFGAGLGPLLAGVLSETAPAPTVTVFVVEAVLLATAVLAVLRMPVRRPTAPVAGPWIRVPGVPRGDGLRLALGIAVFAPGITATSFMLSLGPSLLSGLLGTTSRTIAGAMAFAMFLAATGVQFAVQKLNRRTILTAGAISTTLSMITLTTAVHTSSVPALIASALLAGTGQGMGQLGALSLLNHSVPAHRLAEANAALNIGGYIPAGALPVSTGYLSDTIGLTNGTTAFALTLLTLAVTGGLMVATFRPRR, encoded by the coding sequence ATGCCGGAGAACCGAACCGCGCCTGCGAGGGCGGCTGTTGAACGGGGAGCGTCGCGGGGGTGGGTGTGGCTGGCCGCCTGGCCGGTGGCGGCGGTCTTCGTCCTGTCCAACGCGGCGACGCCGCTGTACGTGCTGTGGCAGCGCGAGATCGGGTTCTCCAAGGGGACCCTGACCGTGATCTTCGCCTTCTACATCGTCAGCCTGCTCGGATCGCTGCTCGTCTCCGGCGTCGTCTCCGACCGGCTCGGCCGCAAGGCGGTCCTGCTGCCCGCGCTCGGGCTCGCGCTGGCCGCCTGCGCCGTCTTCGCGACCGCGTCCACCGTGGCCGCGCTGATCGCGGCCCGGCTGTTCACCGGGATCGCCGTCGGAGCGGTCGTCTCCGCGGGGATGGCCGCGGTGACGGACGTGGCGGCGGGCACGGCCGCCGTGACGGACGTGGCTGGGCAGAGCCGTAAGCGGCTCGCGGCGCTGCTCGCCTCCTGCGCCATGGTCTTCGGGGCCGGCCTCGGCCCGCTCCTCGCGGGCGTGCTGTCCGAGACCGCGCCCGCTCCCACCGTCACCGTCTTCGTGGTGGAGGCGGTGCTGCTCGCCACCGCGGTGCTCGCCGTGCTGCGGATGCCCGTACGCCGGCCCACCGCGCCCGTGGCGGGCCCCTGGATCCGCGTCCCCGGCGTCCCGCGCGGCGACGGCCTGCGACTCGCCCTCGGCATCGCCGTCTTCGCCCCCGGCATCACGGCGACGTCGTTCATGCTCTCGCTCGGCCCGTCACTGCTGTCCGGCCTGCTCGGCACCACCAGCCGCACCATCGCCGGCGCCATGGCGTTCGCGATGTTCCTGGCCGCCACCGGCGTGCAATTCGCGGTGCAGAAGCTGAACCGGCGCACCATTCTGACCGCCGGGGCGATCAGCACCACGCTCAGCATGATCACGCTCACCACCGCCGTACACACCTCATCGGTCCCCGCACTGATCGCCTCCGCCCTCCTGGCCGGCACCGGCCAGGGCATGGGCCAACTCGGCGCCCTCTCCCTGCTCAACCACAGCGTCCCCGCCCACCGGCTCGCCGAGGCCAACGCGGCGCTCAACATCGGCGGTTACATACCCGCCGGAGCACTGCCGGTCTCGACCGGCTACCTCAGCGACACCATCGGCCTGACGAACGGCACGACCGCGTTCGCCCTCACCCTCCTGACCCTCGCCGTCACCGGCGGCCTGATGGTCGCCACCTTCCGCCCCCGGCGCTGA
- a CDS encoding tautomerase family protein, whose translation MPLIHVQQTPGKTAEQKSELVRELTDAYVRATGAKPESVWITVQEIAPDSWSIAGETLAARAARS comes from the coding sequence ATGCCCCTCATCCACGTTCAGCAGACCCCCGGCAAGACCGCCGAGCAGAAGAGCGAGCTCGTGCGCGAGCTGACCGATGCCTATGTGCGGGCGACCGGCGCGAAGCCGGAGAGCGTCTGGATCACCGTCCAGGAGATCGCCCCCGACAGTTGGTCGATCGCCGGGGAAACCCTCGCGGCCCGCGCGGCCAGGAGCTGA
- a CDS encoding MFS transporter — MFAYGRKRVILFGLGVFVAASLICAGAPTIEVFGAGRLPQALGAGSGMVIGRAVISDLYEEKDAARMFATVMPIVGVSPSVAPLVGGYLTTYVSWRAPFAMTALTGALTLLVMAARVPENLPPKRRGRHLGATLRGYPRLLTCPLFFGYLAASPLIFQRMGLATVTTSYCYTTVWVAYVAGNLTSRALVRTRAIDRLLWWGHGFFSTGALLMLALQLLGASLGIFTVSRLPAGDLFSLGWYVAGTSLLGIVSFRFFLTPATRQEGAHRILIVNFCRESYGS; from the coding sequence CTGTTCGCGTACGGCCGCAAGCGCGTCATCCTCTTCGGCCTCGGCGTCTTCGTCGCCGCGTCCCTGATCTGCGCGGGCGCGCCCACCATCGAGGTCTTCGGGGCCGGCCGGCTGCCGCAGGCGCTGGGCGCCGGATCGGGCATGGTGATCGGCCGCGCGGTCATCAGCGACCTGTACGAGGAGAAGGACGCGGCCCGGATGTTCGCCACGGTCATGCCGATCGTGGGCGTCTCCCCCTCGGTCGCCCCTCTCGTCGGCGGCTACCTGACCACGTACGTCAGCTGGCGGGCCCCGTTCGCGATGACCGCTCTGACCGGTGCGCTGACCCTGCTCGTCATGGCCGCGCGGGTGCCCGAGAACCTGCCGCCCAAGCGGCGCGGCCGGCACCTGGGCGCCACCCTGCGCGGTTACCCGCGGCTGCTCACCTGCCCGCTCTTCTTCGGTTACCTGGCCGCGTCCCCGCTGATCTTCCAGCGGATGGGGCTGGCCACCGTGACGACGAGCTACTGCTACACCACCGTCTGGGTCGCCTACGTGGCGGGCAACCTGACCTCGCGCGCCCTGGTTCGTACCCGCGCGATCGACCGCCTCCTGTGGTGGGGCCACGGTTTCTTCTCCACGGGCGCCCTGCTGATGCTGGCGCTCCAACTGCTCGGCGCGTCGCTGGGCATCTTCACGGTCAGCCGGCTTCCCGCGGGGGATCTGTTCAGCCTCGGCTGGTACGTCGCCGGCACGTCCCTCCTGGGAATCGTGTCCTTCCGCTTCTTCCTGACGCCGGCCACGCGGCAGGAAGGAGCGCATCGTATATTGATCGTAAATTTCTGCCGCGAATCCTATGGGTCATGA
- a CDS encoding LysR family transcriptional regulator encodes MTSAQFVGQARGGRVELRQIQYFVAVAEELHFGRAAERLNIGQPAVSQQVRRLERELGADLFDRSRRSIQLTPFGRELLTEGQEILRAVDTFTAKARKTATQESDTFRLGISSALGRRLDYFLDALPRHGMNTRFEFQTLGIQERLKELQAGTLDAAFIRGVESVPGLNLLTLWYDPLLVALPATHPLAEKPTLTLHDLAELPLRIADRTQNTILHDSVLLACQDAGFDPAPGPPFTGLQDTLAEIGAGSPAWTLVYPTAVASISSRRIKLKKLENFPITMRMSLALRPDIDRNWSSILSGVCSQVRRKVVEENSTILEDR; translated from the coding sequence GTGACATCAGCCCAGTTTGTCGGGCAGGCGCGGGGGGGCCGAGTGGAATTGCGTCAGATCCAGTACTTCGTGGCCGTCGCCGAGGAGTTGCATTTCGGCCGGGCCGCCGAGCGCCTGAATATCGGACAGCCCGCGGTGAGCCAGCAGGTCCGACGCCTGGAACGCGAATTGGGCGCAGACCTTTTCGACAGATCCCGGCGTTCCATACAGCTCACCCCATTCGGCCGGGAACTGCTCACCGAAGGCCAAGAGATCCTGCGAGCGGTCGACACCTTCACGGCCAAGGCCAGAAAAACGGCGACCCAGGAGAGCGACACCTTCCGCCTTGGCATCAGCTCGGCACTAGGACGACGCCTCGACTACTTCCTGGACGCCCTGCCTCGACACGGAATGAACACCCGCTTCGAATTCCAGACACTCGGCATACAGGAACGCCTCAAGGAACTACAGGCCGGCACACTGGACGCCGCCTTCATCCGCGGAGTCGAGAGCGTGCCAGGGCTGAATCTGCTCACCCTGTGGTACGACCCACTGCTGGTAGCCCTCCCCGCCACCCATCCCCTGGCCGAAAAACCCACCCTCACCCTCCACGACCTCGCCGAACTCCCCCTGCGCATCGCCGACCGAACCCAGAACACCATCCTCCACGACTCGGTACTGCTCGCCTGCCAGGACGCCGGTTTCGATCCGGCGCCAGGCCCACCCTTCACCGGCCTCCAGGACACCCTGGCCGAAATCGGCGCAGGCTCGCCCGCCTGGACCCTGGTCTATCCGACAGCAGTCGCCTCGATATCCTCACGACGCATCAAACTCAAAAAGCTCGAAAACTTCCCGATCACCATGCGAATGTCCCTAGCACTCCGCCCGGACATCGACCGGAATTGGTCATCGATACTTTCAGGGGTCTGCTCCCAGGTGCGTCGAAAGGTCGTCGAGGAAAATTCGACAATCCTTGAGGACAGGTAA
- a CDS encoding transposase, which yields MAGKRRKFDAEFREGAVRIVAETGKPIPQVAKDLGINETTLATWVSRARVAGKAGPTGESEELARLRRENAQLKRDNKELVMERDVLKRCMVLWVK from the coding sequence ATGGCGGGCAAGAGGCGGAAGTTCGACGCGGAGTTCCGTGAGGGGGCTGTGCGGATCGTGGCGGAGACCGGCAAGCCGATCCCACAGGTCGCGAAGGACCTTGGGATCAATGAGACGACGCTGGCCACCTGGGTGTCGAGGGCACGGGTGGCCGGCAAGGCCGGTCCGACGGGTGAGAGCGAGGAACTTGCACGGTTGCGACGGGAGAATGCCCAGCTCAAGCGGGACAACAAGGAGCTGGTCATGGAGCGTGATGTCCTCAAACGCTGCATGGTCCTGTGGGTGAAGTAG
- a CDS encoding IS3 family transposase, producing MGEVAVADPAALVGVISDQRTDFKIPHRTSCRALGVSEAWFHKWRRRPSEPAKREVRRVLLAERISYFFDRSGRTYGSPRITPDLWEEGRQVSQNTVADIMAELGLQGREPPRRRRSLTRPGKRKTARDLVLRRFDAIAPNILWWGDMTEIDTGEGKLYLASVHDAFSRRALGYAMGDRHDTTLVSAALQMAIATRGGQVDGVIFHTDRGPEYNSEAFRRLCGRWGMVQSMGRAGSALDNAAAESFHSVLKVEHVHRHRFATRAEARLKTAIWIADFYTTKRRHSAASGQPPVEFERIIQQARARLDQQDRAA from the coding sequence GTGGGTGAAGTAGCTGTTGCGGACCCGGCGGCGCTCGTCGGGGTGATCAGCGACCAGAGGACCGATTTCAAGATTCCGCATCGCACCTCCTGTCGAGCCCTGGGGGTGTCGGAGGCGTGGTTCCACAAGTGGCGGCGCAGACCGTCCGAGCCGGCGAAACGCGAGGTCAGACGGGTACTGCTGGCCGAGCGGATCTCGTACTTCTTCGACCGGTCAGGCCGCACCTACGGCTCGCCGAGGATCACGCCGGACTTGTGGGAGGAGGGCCGGCAGGTGTCGCAGAACACCGTCGCCGACATCATGGCCGAGCTCGGCCTGCAGGGCCGCGAGCCACCACGCCGCCGGCGTTCGCTGACCCGTCCCGGGAAGCGGAAGACGGCACGTGACCTGGTGCTGCGCAGGTTCGACGCGATCGCGCCGAATATCTTGTGGTGGGGTGACATGACCGAGATCGACACCGGCGAGGGCAAGCTCTACCTCGCGAGCGTGCACGACGCGTTCTCCCGCCGGGCCCTGGGCTACGCGATGGGCGACCGGCACGACACGACGCTGGTCAGCGCTGCCCTGCAGATGGCGATCGCGACCAGAGGCGGCCAAGTGGACGGCGTCATTTTCCACACCGACCGCGGACCGGAGTACAACTCCGAGGCGTTCAGGCGGCTTTGTGGCAGGTGGGGCATGGTGCAGTCGATGGGCCGTGCCGGCTCCGCCCTGGACAACGCCGCCGCGGAGTCGTTCCACTCGGTCCTCAAGGTCGAACACGTCCACCGACACCGTTTCGCCACCCGCGCCGAGGCGCGGCTGAAGACCGCCATCTGGATCGCGGACTTCTACACCACCAAACGACGCCACAGCGCGGCCAGCGGGCAACCACCCGTCGAGTTCGAACGGATCATCCAACAAGCGCGAGCTCGGCTCGATCAACAAGACCGGGCCGCATAA